One Melospiza melodia melodia isolate bMelMel2 unplaced genomic scaffold, bMelMel2.pri scaffold_91, whole genome shotgun sequence DNA window includes the following coding sequences:
- the LOC134414017 gene encoding TATA-binding protein-associated factor 2N-like — MARESAGKGREGRGGLGGGGSGGGDGGEGGRGGGGEQRRVGWGGGDNGTGERGRRGGGSGGQGGGSSGSGGYRDGTSGGGERRRGGGGDRNCGDGRRQRQHGRGGREEGVERRTGRGGRSGRYGGRDRERGPRGRTREGSGAGEMGGCRKRGVGQRGYREGGECGGGGGGLLDFCL; from the coding sequence ATGGCTCGGGAAAGTGCCGGGAAAGGCCGGGAGGGCCGGGGCGGTCTCggcgggggcgggagcgggggcggTGACGGCGGGGAGGGCGGTCGCGGGGGCGGGGGGGAGCAGCGCAGGGTTGGGTGGGGTGGCGGCGATAACGGGACCGGGGAACGCGGCAGGcgcggcggggggagcggggggcagggcgggggcagcAGCGGGAGCGGGGGATACCGCGACGGAACAAGCGGGGGCGGGGAACGGCGGCGCGGGGGTGGGGGGGACCGGAATTGCGGCGACGGGAGGCGGCAACGGCAGCACGGGcgcggggggagggaggagggggtagAGCGGCGCACAGGGAGGGGTGGTCGCAGCGGAAGGTACGGcggcagggacagggaacggggcCCCCGGGGCCGGACACGGGAAGGAAGCGGGGCCGGGGAGATGGGGGGCTGCAGGAAGCGGGGAGTTGGGCAGCGAGGGTACCGCGAGGGGGGGGAAtgtggggggggcgggggggggctgCTTGACTTCTGCCTGTGA